The segment GGATCGGGCACCATTTGACTGCATCACATGGCCATCTACGTTAAATCTTGATGACTTAAACCTAGATGATATAGTTTCTCAAATAAAGTAAGCATCCTTTTGGCTCTTTTCTCATTTTTCTATTTGTGTCACGCTCATGCAATCTCATTGTGATACTCTTGTTTTGGTGAACTTTCTGCAGTACATCTGATAATCATCAGAAGACTCTTGATCAGATTACTTTGTCTGGTAAGGGAAGTtcaataaagtaaatgctcaTGGACATCCAATTCATTCATTTAACTATCTCATTGGTGTTGCAGAAGGAGAATATGTGATGATAGATCTCGATGAGGTATTAATTATTGTATTATCTTGTTTCCTTTTTATCTTTTTTACTTCTCAAATCACTAACATCTCACAGGCACCAGCTACTGGTCTATTTCCATACATGGGGCCTGAACCATTTGAGTCAGGGTATGTTTCTTGAATAATTTCTTTCTGTCTGTCTAGTGTATACATGTATCCTTTACAATCATGCAATCATGTCCAGGACATTCCCTCAGTTTGATGACGGTCTTGGAGGAAATAACACTCTTAGCAATGAGATTCCTCTAGACCCTCATCCTGGCAATATGCTAGAAAACCAAAATCCATCAGATGGAGCACAAGATCCGCCAGAAATAATGCGGGAAGCTCCACAGGAGGGGCCTGAACACTTCATAGATACAGTTTTTGGAAATGATGACCCCATGGTGTTGAGCCAGGATTCTTCACCTTTTGTACAGAACAAGCTTATCACCCCTCCAGCAATGGATGGAACTTCTGCTCAACAATTAGCTGGGAGACACGTACCCTTACGAAGTCCTATCAcatatgatcttattgatgataTAAAGCCCCTACATTCTGGTTAGTATTTGTTTGCTGGCACATTATGCATCTGAAGTAATTGTCTATCTGTCTTCAACTTCTCTTTCGTTCTAATAGAACTGAAGCTGTTCTGTTATTCCACCGGCATCAGTTGTATGATATATGCTAGAAGGTCAGGAGAAATGCATTTTTGTCTCAATGAGTAAACATCTCATGATCCAACTTTCCTTATCTTCTGATTTTAGACAACCAGTTACCTGAATTGCGGCTtgaaccatccccacctccacgTCAAGGACAagacaaaaagagaaagagagagatggtgTTTGACAATGAAATAATGCTCTCCAATGAGTAAGTGACACTTTCTGACCCTCATTTGAAATGACACTCGTTTCTGTTTACTTGAGTAGTTGTCATGGGTCATGACAGGAGGCCTCAATGACAGTAGTATAAAGTGTGTAGTCGCTTGAAAATGATTTGATATTTTTCACCTTTTCAAATCAGATAATCTCAGatagtgtttgttcaaaacataAAAATCTAAAATGCTGTTTTTGAATTTCCTTCCCATAATAAACTCATAAGAATTATGTCACCCTTGACCTCCCCAGGCAATAATTGTAACAAATGCAAACATCTGATGTGTATTGGATTCGATACTTCATGATACATGGTGATGCCTTCTGAAATAGGGTCCAACCCAAAGGATAAAATTATGTTCTTTATATAATTTGTTACAGTTTATGGAACACTGAACCTGTAGCCATACGCTTTATTGTATCAGTTATTCTtagtatataattatatatgtggaGCCACAGTGCCATATGAATGTTTTAAGGAAAAGTGTCGTATTGTGCTGCACGGCCTCCCTTGAACGTTGCCATACTATATAAACACATTCATGGTAATCGTGTGCCTCTTGTTTTTATTTGTTGAAAATAGTTCCTCTAGAGCTATGGATAGACCCAGGTCCCATCCTGATGCAAAAATGCAATCCTCCATATACTTTTTACCATCACTAATGCTGCATATGGTAGTTTTAGATAATGGTGACTAATATCTGGCCTCTGCACCAACTAGGGATCTACATAGccctttattttttttaattgtgCACACCAGGAATTTGAACACCAAAAGGTGCTTTCACCTGCATATGGTAGTGATAAGTTGTATGATAAAAACGTGACTTGATAGCCTCTTCTGTTAACAGTGATACATTTGTGCATCTCTTTCACAGATATATGAAGGCTCAAAGTAAAGGTGTTGGATTAAATAAGTTAGCCTGCAAGAGGAGAAAGCTACCTCAAACAGCCCTGGATATGTGGAAATTCAGCAGGACCAGCAGAAATGACACCAACTTATTGCTTGAACCCTTACTGCAAGGTAAGCTAGTATGCTCTTGGATTTCAAAGGTTTACTCTGTCTTCACTTCAAAAGTTATGCCCTGAATTTACTCCTTTTCAGGGATGTGTACTGACCTACATGTAACATATGAGAGAAACTTTCCCTGTGTCAGTGACCCTGATGCTGAGTTTGCCTCTTGTGAACCCATGATGATTGGTTATGGTGGTAGTCAGGATGCTCCTGCTAAAATACAGCTCACCCCAACGTCTCATGGAAATGAAGATACACTGCCTGAAGATGATTTGACCCTAAAATCTCCAAGAAATTCAGATGCACAGCTTGAACCTCAACACACCCCCAAGTCACCAGGAGGAGTCGGTGCAGCACGAGCTGAAGATATGATTCCCGAGTTCCCCCGGTTCTCCACAGTAGATATGCCATGTCCAATAAGAGAAGATGATTCTCCTTTCAAAACTGTCCATCAAACTCCACAGTCTGGGTTTGGAGGGACTGGTGTCCCTGAAATACCTTCTTCTGTCGGAACCTATTCATTACCTGGACAAAGTACTCCTGACTCTGATCGTATGGTGTCCCTGTTTCCAATcagtgatgattatgatgatCAGCCAGAGATTCCAGGGCTCATAAGTACTCCTGGTGGGATATCTAGTGCAGGTACTGGAACCACCGGACTAAGAAGCATGTCTGCTAGGACAAGGTAATGATATCTGTTTGAGCTGATCCTATCGTTCTTATTCATGTTCAAGTTGTGATGACTTTTTATATGGCACTCTAGGGCTGTTGCACTGTTCTTCAGAGACCATGTGCCTTCAACCCCACCTGAAGAGCAGCCTGGCAAATTCAGTTTGAGTAGAATATTGGAAGGGAAAGTAAGAAAGCAAGCTTCACGGATGTTCTTGGAGACAATGGTATAGTTAGAGTTGCTTCTGGTGTTTTTTCTTGGAATACAATTGCTGTATTACTTTTTCAGCAGCAGGTACTTTCCTTGTCTTGATTTTGGTTGGTGTGCCTGTTTTCTGCAGGTCCTGAAGAGTTGTGGCTACATTGATGTCCAACAAGGAGAACCATATGGTGATATTGAAATCTCAATTAGACCCTCGCTCGCAGCAGCCAAACATTAACTAAGTCAATTCAGAATCACAGCAGAGAGGACCTCTCATTTCATCTGCTCGTAGAAAGACTGGTAGGATGTGCTGTGGGTACCCAACCAATGGATGCAATGACGAGTAGCTGGTGAACCTACTAATGTTGTTATCATCTGTTTTCTTATGAGGCCGCGGATGGCATTTCGTGATGTTTAGCATCCATCCGGAATGACAAGCTCCGTCACTGGTTCAGTTCAGATTTGAGATGCCTTTTCTCAACCCGTGCTATTGTCAACACTCACACCAAGCCATGTGATGAATGGATCAAATAGACATAAGAAACTCATTCTAGCTTATACTGTAAATGATATGTCTAGGGTCTAAGTTGGTTTAGGGAGTACCTGTGTTAATAGACTGGGACTTTGTTCGCATAGGGAACCGAGGAGGCAGTGTGTGTGGAGTGTATATGTGTACGTGTGCCTTGTACATGTATTTCAAGGTTTTTTAGTCTTAATTATATGTGTTTAAGCGTACGGTAAGATCGGGTACATCAGCACATGACATGTGCtctgttagagcatctccaatagttcaaAAATAGTAAATTGATAAGTTTTTCAAGTGGCTAAAAACGTTGGGAGCATATTTGTTGGGTTTCTCCAACAATTTACAAAAATCTCGCTCTATAATATAGAAAACAATTTTACATCAAAAATCCCGGACTATTTCCAAATCACTTTTATGTTTTATCTCTCtcttatatattatatatttacACAGGAAACCTTGTCCTACTCCATGTACTTCCACCCCCCAAATTGGCGGGCACCTTGCTGTAGATGAGAACGTCGCCTATCACTGAAAAGCACGACGTAGTTAAATCTCGGAATATCCAGGCTATAGGCTCTTCCGTGAAAAGATTAAGAGTTGAGATAGAGAGTTGTTGGAGAGCAATTttttcaatcttgctaaaaaattGATTGGAAGTGAATTTTGAAAACTCTTAGAAATGCTCTTAAAAATAAGTTCATTGCTAAAAAATAAGACTAAGGAgtggatttttttttgaaagtttaaaTTTTCATTGCGTCACAAATAAAGTACAGATATAGGGCTAAGATTGCCCCATTCGAAATGTTCCAAAGCTTGAGCAACGTTACATATCGGTGAATGTGCTAATGGCTAGCAAGAGAGAAGACAAGAGTTTGGGATTCTAGCACACCTTGCTTTTTTCGCAAGTGTGTCAGCCGTTTTGTTTGACTCTCTTCCGATCTTGATGAATGAGAGGTTTCTAACTTGACTGATCTCCTGCAATTCAGAAAGTAGAGGCCGGATGAGTTCGATGCGAACCAGCACGAGCAGCCATTGCTAGCACCTGATTGTCAGTACAGAGAGTTGCATCATGCAAGTTGAGTGCCATAGCCAGCTTGGCACCGAGGAGGAGGGTGGGAGTTACCTGGGGAATGAGAATGACTacctgaaaaaaaaaagatgcatGGGAAACACTTCATGCAGGGGTTGTAAGAATGAAAATCCCAATGCCTGTTTGGTTTGGCGTGGTGGCACCTTGTCTGCCTACAGAGGCATCACAAAAAAATTCTAGGACCAACTGAAATATGTAAGCATGAGGGCCTCGGTTGTGGAGTACTATGCGTAACAGGATCCTCCTTAATAGCCATGCAATAAGCTTTGTCAATTGTATTTGCCTCATGTAGAACTCTACAAACCGACCAATTTATGTCGTTGAATCCGGATTGCGTGCTTTCCAAAGATACCACATGAAAGAGAAAAATCAAACCTATGGTAACATGCGAGGGTCCTTGTTGCATATATAGTAGTAAGTGTGTAGTCCATGCCTCCATGGTCCCATGAAGGCAAGGCATCAACTCTAAGTCCGATTGGTGAGGCAAACCAAATAGCCCTGGCAAAGCTGCGAAGAAAAAAATATATGCTTTTTATCTTCCAAGTTTTTTTATAAGATCTTCGGAGTTATGGCCTGTTTGGTTCCATTTAGTCCCTAAATTATAAGCCATTAAAGCTACTATACAAAGACCAAAATGTCCTTCTTCTCACACTCTCTCTCCTTTTGTGCATTAATGAGGGGCAAAGGGTGTCTTTTGGCTGGTTTAGTCCTCTTTAATCACCCTCCAAGGGACTAGAGGACTAAATCAGTTTAGTCACTTTTTAGTtaccatgtttggcaatttagtGACTATAAAAGAGGTTAAAACtaggtgactaaactttagtcacctgGAACCAAACGGGCCCTTAGTACAGGCCCGTTTGGTAGGGATCCAAATTCTCATAGAAACGTTTCAGATCCAGAtcgtcacaccccaaaatttccaaATTTTAGGTTgtgaatagaaaacactaaataaactaattgattttaatatttggataaaatttactgTGTTTAGTTtaagctagcgcaaatttagttgcaaaaaatatgaatttttagACTTTTCTGAATTAATTTGACAGGCTTTTGCATGATGTGATGTTGCTTGTTGCCTGACTCAATGCTGTGAAtgaataaatttaaaaaaaaacatgtttAGTAAGTTGTTTATCTTTCTCGGTCTTGTCTCTATCTTTTATGTAGTAAAATCATTGTTTTCTTGATCTTAATCTTTGTGTTGGAGTTTTTCAAGATACTTTTCTTTTGTTCCAAATCACTCCTTTGAGTTCATCATCCATCAACTATCTTTGAGAACGTCTCGGAAGTTTTTTCAGCTCTTTTTGGAATTCTTTCCTGCTTTTCTgcgagcataatctaatttttagatgctccaaaatatctttcatgagcttcaaatattttatttgagttcttcatCCTTCAATCTGTCTTCATGATTTCTCTAGGGATTTTTCTAAGCTTCAGAGTACTTTTCATGATATAAATGGTAATTCTAGATTTCCTAGAATTATTTTTATTTCATGAAATTATTTAATTTCGAAATTAAAATAATTCTAAAATCCTAAAGAATCTTAAAGGACCATGTCTTTATTTATTAATAGGCTTTAATTATTATTGAGGCCTATTAGTAGGTGGAGGCGGTGCAACATCGGGAATTCCTAAATTAGATTTTCTTTCTTGTCGTGTCACTGCTGGCCAACTCAGCGAGCCTCTGTTATTGCTTTCTTCTCCATCCACCGATTTGTTGCCATTGTTCGCCCATAGCCGAACGATGAAGGTGAGCACACCGTTACATTCCTCGTTCCCTTCTCGTCAGTTTTGTATCTCATCCTCGTCAATAATCCTGTCGTCCTCGTGATCTTGGCAATGTCAGCGCCGTCGCCACAAGCTCATCTTGCGCGGTCTCAGATCCCGCCCGCCGCTTCCTGATTGGCAAGACAACAGCCCCGCGAGCACACTGAGCCGAGCACTGCCAAGAAGCCCGATCCTGGAGGCCTAAAGCACCGTCGGATGTGAAAATTAATGGACCAAAGCACCGGCTGCCGTAGCTGTTTTCCATCACCGGTGAGACCCTCTGCATGTTCCTCTCTAGTTTGCTTTTACGTGTTGTCTTTGAAGCATCGTCAGTATTCCTAGCCTTTTGTTTTCCAACCGTCCCCCGTCTCTATGTGCCTACACTAGCACACGGCTTCTCTTGATAGAGCCGATGAGCATGCCGAACCTATAGAGAACGTCGTCGATCGTTGCTTGCTGCTACTTCCGGATTTCCAAGCCAAGCTGAGGCGTCTATCAAGCAAAAGTCAGAACTCGCATCGAGAGCAAGTGCAGCATGATGCAAGCGTAGTCTTGCCGGGCTTGGAGAGCAGAACGTATGTCCATGATTAACAAGCCATCCGCACCTTCGGTCCATATATCAAACATATGGCTGACGCCCTGCTTACCTCGCCCTTGCATAGTAATCCATCTTTATGTGTTCACTCCGAATTCTTTTTAAATTGGGATAAATCACATGAGCCTTTGAACTATACTTTACCTGCATGGACGGAGCATCGAGTCTATGCATCCTTTCCAGTAGACCCCTAAACCTTCAATCCTCTGCCATGTTTTCCTATTATAGCTCGGCTCaagtccattcaagttgtgttagactCGTATATAGCAACACAATTTACGTGTTAGAAAAGACACTTAACATGTTAAAAGTTTCtgagttttataatttaaatcttaaTTTGATTCATATCtgagttttataatttaaatcttaaTTTGATTAATATCTATGCAACTAGTTTATCAATAAATAAAAGTAATATACGTTTGATACTTCGTTATTTTATAAATGTTATTAACATTATTAATTCCAACGTTAATGTGTTTCTAAGTTATAACATGATTAGTTTAAATACGAGTCATACATAAATTCGTTAGATGTTTTCATGTAATTACTATCTCTTCACAAATAAAGTTTAATTGGCTTAAATAGCAtttaacatttataaataaaacatgactAACTTGATTTTTCAATAAAAAATAATTTGACTGTCATGAATtaatgtgtcgacatagaatttttgtctccgtgccgaggacacacacaacaagtcggaagggtccgctcgatagagtagatccgcctagcttcagcgtaagggtggtcgatcctgcgcaatcctcctgagacgtgccagccaatttgaccatgcaattgacaaggagagaaagctcatcagtaattaagtgCGGAACgtaccggtgttgccagacagtcccgaatgtgcagctctgagagccgatataagaggagatcgactaaatagtcgattccagcatattcataagaataaaccgattaaagctcatggggttgtataagaagaatcggttatcattcaggataaatattatttaagcaaatattaatcaatggcaataagatatcaatgatgatcggtttatactgagccaatgattacaagtaaccgaactcctttttatataaagaaataattcaacaccacttaaccatttaataaagataaatctaatgaacatgttagatctcatctattgccataatcagtggggcataaggcagaatcatgcaggccatagaaacaacaatagactcgacgaccctaactcattactaatttcagtggggcatgaggcagaatcatgcaggccgtaatacaataataacatcatggggctaacatatctttcaacttatctctacttcaatgatcttatAATGTGAagtgttcgtgaaagcgctcgatatcggctaaacagccgattcaggcatagcgcacaattaaggtcatgccttctcaggaacggatctaccaactaacgatccccactccatgatgctaacagtggggtgagaggcagaatcccacaggccgtgataacgggctatgaaacggttctcgctaaccaatagatctactcaagatcgaacatgccttaaccgcatgctatgcacgattaagattgatataaaacagccgataagacataactcatcgtttaaggtgtagattagatcaattttagattagcaaacgatgggttaaataagatataaggccgatccaaatcaatctcaatcgggcagagtgatattgctgtaattagataaatgatgaaagcaataagcaatatcggtaacttaatgaatctaccaaagactgtcattctaaggtagagccgataacttgaccttgatctaattcaagcagtggggtgtgaggtagaattacacaggccatacttgaattagacaagagtcgataactagcctataccagagtcgcagtgggggtcgatcggatcgatgcaaccatacgaatagaggtataaaccatgacggtacttatagacaagcagtggaggtcgaccggatcgatgcagccgtactcgctgaagaactcgccgagatctactctactcctactcctaaggggtggccggagcaaaAAAAtataattgacttgtatttgattgattgtgtgttttacaatagctggggtttgctatttatacccggagtctaaaaatgaaccttactcgagtacgactcaatacaatctttggcataatgaaaacattcctaatttaagataacttgactctaatctttccctttttatagagtccagcatgtctcgtcctagcgtcgatcgtagcctttgtcgttatctgctggcgctatatgaagaaagccgattctagtgcgtCCGAATCAACTAGCTCCGATCTCCACGCaactgattccttgatgacatgatttcGGGAGCTTCCAAATCCctgcaactcttcttccaaattatGGTGTAAACATAATGATATTTATACTGTTTTGCTTGGTTAAAATCAATCAAGCCTATAGTCTTTTCTTTTATACTATACTAAATCTTTtggtagtcgtttctttttaacTGTAGCTCCGTTTTTTTGCGTTTCTTGTGTTCCCATGACCATAGCAACGAGCCCTCTCTTTAGCACGCTTTTtattatgattggtgtattgtgcTTAGATATTTATGTTTGTTTGCTTTGTATCTTTCTTCATACTTGGTGTTTGCTACGAGTAGAAGAGAACTGTACTTAAGCGCTGGAGACCAGGAGCTGAGTGTCAGGAGCTGCAGAATGGAAGGTGAAGTTTGAAGATTCTCTGAGCAAGTTGCTTTGGGTGAAAAGCAagtgtaaggcaagtataatatgaggctttccttgatacctattcaccATTAATGCCACTACATCCACGCATGTGTCTAACTTGATCAACCCTTAAGGATTTTATCCTAGCACATTGTTATCTtgatccttgatacctatggggtttatgcatatgggtagttttgcTAGTTGCTCTACTTAATAAATGAAAGTTCCTTAATGTTCACTAATGGCAAATGCAATGATGTTTAAAATGtgcttttagcaacatggaatccctaaggacttatctataagtgattatcCAGGAATTATAGTACAACCATGGGAGCTATGGCTCTAGCTTTGGCGTTAGCTAAGTAAACTaagcttttctagcttgttagtggttaccttaacACACAAAAGGATAGGCCTAGGTTGAAGAATGGCTTCTTGTCTCTTAGGGTATGTATAGCCTACGTGGAATGTGCCACTCTGTTAGAGGGGCTCCATTCGCCTAGCTGCTAAAACCTAGCGGCTACTAACTGGTTAGAGAgacttttgaaaggcttcatagtgaaccatgccggccttccttggaagtgggtcaagaggctgatcacctagGGCAAAAAGGAaaatcacggctcatggtgaaagtgtacaacctctgtagagtgtaaaactagtatatcaatcgtgctcacggtcatgagcggcttgGAAAACTCATGGAATTATTGGTTCTTATTGTTATTCTATGATGTTGATGCTCATGTTTAATCATTATTGTCATATTGCcattgcttatgatcatgtgaggattggagcttaagcataacttagcaactcaGGTTTCAATGTTAAAACTTGGTCTACTAAAAATGCCTACTGCAGTTCAACCTAGTCGAGCCTTTGAGCCTTCaagcccatgttatatttgttgagtacgacatgtgctcacccttgctaCCCCCACTCCCCAGTCTCTAGCAAAAGTTGctcagaagattgatgaaaacaTGGAGGTTCCTAGAAGATTGGCAGGAGTGCTAGGCATATGTTACCCCCAGTCAGCCGTCCCGTAAAGAATGGAGCCTGAGGATTAGTTACCGTTCCACgatactctgatgtaagtgttAATATAGATATGTATATGTTACTTAATAACAttgtttttgatatttttccatTCTGTTAgttgtatgtgtggacttcctGAGCACACGTATGGCGAGCTTGGTTTTCTTTGGAAAACTAGGCGttacagattggtatcagagcagtgttgactgtaggatgtaTGCCTAATAGCAATGATCGATTTGCAAAAGCTTATTTTGCTATAAAACTATTTTCTACCTCCTTGACCATTGATTTGACTATTTCTAATCCTTGTTATATTGTCTCTCgtccttgatagcttcctttgaaCTATTATTTTCTTGTCTCCATGATCTTTTGCTTCTTTGGCTTTACTAAAAAATTTCTAATCTCACCTTGTTCAAAATTCTCGACGGCCTTCATCATCTCTAATCTACCTTTTAGGATGTCCGCCATTGCTACAGAAGAACGTGTAGAGTCAATGaatgcttgtcttgcttggtgTATTGTTTGAGTGTGTGACCTCTAGAAGAACAGAAGACTGCTCCAACAAAGGATGGTCATATGGAAGTTTTCAAAGTCAAGCAAGGCCCTTGTTAAGTGGGATAGCATCTTCTATGAATCATCATTGATCTTTATCTTCCTTGCTATCCTGTGCAACTCCTGAATTCACTTTAAAATACAGGTTCCTTCATCTCACGAATCTCGAATAGTGTGGAGGCATGAAGATCTGCTTTATCTTTCTCCCTAGTCTccccaaatcttgggacgagattcctattaagtggggtagtttgtcacaccccaaaatttccaaATTTTAggttgtcacacccgattttaaagacaaaatCAGATGTAGAATCCTATGTGTGCTCAGAGATCAATCTCACACATACaacgacaaattacaatagtatcaagagATAAAGCTTTATTGTATAACGAACAACAGTATTACATAGGGACAAATATTTATCATAGTAGCGGAAACTAAACATTCTAGTCTTCAAGTAAAGCCTCCAAACACCATAGGGACGGTTGACTAGGGGTACATATGCCTAGCACTCCTCAAGAACTTTAACCAAGCTTCATCTTCTGTTatccatctgggatttttccaaAATTTGaatataaagcaagcgtaagtatatgtcatactcaacaaatataacataggtgtcggggacctaataccggggtaccccagaaggtggaaccgataaccaccgaatgtgaaaaacttctggacacataagggcgccatgtcatcccttgtttgagtgacaggagttcggttccgtctcgcccgacgccttgagggcaggctcagtctcgcccgagggctgagggatgaattctgtcttgcccgaccccggaggggcggggtcagcctcacccgacgcctttgtgggataaccctgcctcgccccaaaagctcaaggctaatctccgtctcgcccgacgcctatagggcaggctcggtctcgcccgaaggcaaagggatggattccgcctcgcccgatggcctagaacgagcctcgccctgatcgatatctatccctcataatgatgggtataggacgagacaagacgttcgggtcaaccatggctccaacgaccataccctgcgccctggcaggaaaaggactgccagggagcaataggactgatgctttagacccttccgggcgccgctgagcccaaaaggtattacaggtgcgtgcatctcactctgtagagttgtaggcgccgccttcagctctgggacacggaacccaacgaagatatacgacaaccgctacgctccaagaatgGATTttctatctccacgaacgacggatactccatCACCGTGCTGTGGACTCGAGGGAgtggggccctcttcccgacccctcaggtcctcccagtcagagggCCTTGTCcatggcgctacaccggaccccgaccccgaattctcccaacaagaatcatgggaaccagaaggcatgtggagcaaggctggggggaggctcctaagtcaaaaccactgtactacagcccataccctgggggcagcatgctgtgactaatctgacatcctacagagatatcaacaa is part of the Miscanthus floridulus cultivar M001 unplaced genomic scaffold, ASM1932011v1 fs_118_3_4, whole genome shotgun sequence genome and harbors:
- the LOC136530406 gene encoding sister chromatid cohesion 1 protein 3-like isoform X2, which gives rise to MFYSHTILDRKSPLGTVLIAAHLERKIKKPQIDGIDITSSAESIMFPEVPHALRLSGHLLLGLVRIYSWKVNYLFQDCNRMVTTIKTTFASVEVDFPVEVDRAPFDCITWPSTLNLDDLNLDDIVSQINTSDNHQKTLDQITLSEGEYVMIDLDEAPATGLFPYMGPEPFESGTFPQFDDGLGGNNTLSNEIPLDPHPGNMLENQNPSDGAQDPPEIMREAPQEGPEHFIDTVFGNDDPMVLSQDSSPFVQNKLITPPAMDGTSAQQLAGRHVPLRSPITYDLIDDIKPLHSDNQLPELRLEPSPPPRQGQDKKRKREMVFDNEIMLSNEYMKAQSKGVGLNKLACKRRKLPQTALDMWKFSRTSRNDTNLLLEPLLQGMCTDLHVTYERNFPCVSDPDAEFASCEPMMIGYGGSQDAPAKIQLTPTSHGNEDTLPEDDLTLKSPRNSDAQLEPQHTPKSPGGVGAARAEDMIPEFPRFSTVDMPCPIREDDSPFKTVHQTPQSGFGGTGVPEIPSSVGTYSLPGQSTPDSDRMVSLFPISDDYDDQPEIPGLISTPGGISSAGTGTTGLRSMSARTRAVALFFRDHVPSTPPEEQPGKFSLSRILEGKVRKQASRMFLETMVLKSCGYIDVQQGEPYGDIEISIRPSLAAAKH
- the LOC136530406 gene encoding sister chromatid cohesion 1 protein 3-like isoform X1; this encodes MFYSHTILDRKSPLGTVLIAAHLERKIKKPQIDGIDITSSAESIMFPEVPHALRLSGHLLLGLVRIYSWKVNYLFQDCNRMVTTIKTTFASVEVDFPVEVDRAPFDCITWPSTLNLDDLNLDDIVSQINTSDNHQKTLDQITLSEGEYVMIDLDEVLIIVLSCFLFIFFTSQITNISQAPATGLFPYMGPEPFESGTFPQFDDGLGGNNTLSNEIPLDPHPGNMLENQNPSDGAQDPPEIMREAPQEGPEHFIDTVFGNDDPMVLSQDSSPFVQNKLITPPAMDGTSAQQLAGRHVPLRSPITYDLIDDIKPLHSDNQLPELRLEPSPPPRQGQDKKRKREMVFDNEIMLSNEYMKAQSKGVGLNKLACKRRKLPQTALDMWKFSRTSRNDTNLLLEPLLQGMCTDLHVTYERNFPCVSDPDAEFASCEPMMIGYGGSQDAPAKIQLTPTSHGNEDTLPEDDLTLKSPRNSDAQLEPQHTPKSPGGVGAARAEDMIPEFPRFSTVDMPCPIREDDSPFKTVHQTPQSGFGGTGVPEIPSSVGTYSLPGQSTPDSDRMVSLFPISDDYDDQPEIPGLISTPGGISSAGTGTTGLRSMSARTRAVALFFRDHVPSTPPEEQPGKFSLSRILEGKVRKQASRMFLETMVLKSCGYIDVQQGEPYGDIEISIRPSLAAAKH